One Flagellimonas sp. CMM7 genomic region harbors:
- a CDS encoding helix-turn-helix domain-containing protein, with protein sequence MQISRQNILYQEFFPPTKMIRACLLVLFLVFNTLLEAQSKTNLDSLVTQQGSNNQAQLKEVRIYNYLDTLLDFEEKLNFVLEYQEYATDKELNSDILFSLFLRGEIEYGNGNIEEAILAYQNLVTTSEKLDNAKGLFLGNVGLFYAFQKKETDITIQAKQKEIDNILFNVDNVYFKALFHRRVASYYIKKEKYSEALNLLLEIDVLPELKESNTRGLALSNIGWIYEHLNYPEKAKIYYQRALKVVEKTKSIRQLKFYALKLSHIELFNMNNPALALEGYLKLLPYYSESGSYQEGVLYGTMGFAYLKTEKIDLSRKYLEKSKNIFETRKDSAFLCLPYTYLTHFYYENGEFNNAIKSGEKALKIIDNKNLFKARKLLLLDKLAASHSKDGDFHRAYALMEELNEIKADLELKKNNIAFLENQYELVKSNEQLEIEQLNNEILSKNNIIYLALITIISAFLVSISYRYSNRQKTNKKLRELASAKSNFFANISHELRTPLTLIKGPLEAQLENSVLTATQQQNLLLAKKNTDRLETLVGQILDLSKLESGHYALKVSKGDLPTFLKTISESFLFRAHQKEQQLDAVIIGNDGVYWYDQEVLQKVVVNLLGNALKYSPEKARISFRAKLDSHHLSLTIRNTDTNISTEELKQIFNRFHRTHSKETGTGIGLALTKELVELHRGTIRAESELDSVTFFVELPIDEATFQASEIRVHVQNQEIVNTTESFTGISNEIEPKKNILNGEQPMLLMVDDNADIRTYISSLFDTSFRVITAKNGKTGFKRALENVPDLIITDLMMPEDNGLKLTQNCKTHHATSHIPIIMLTAKTGDENRLTGLETGADVYLTKPFNNKILKQSINNLLESREMLQKRFSKEVILTPKEISISSYDERFLNSLQEVLDKQLPSSDFSTEAFAKALGMSRMQLHRKLKALTGQTTTEFIRDQRLKLAADLLKKSDVNVSEIGYRVGFNNHSHFTKCFKKQFGVSPSDYKAS encoded by the coding sequence GTGCAAATATCGAGACAAAACATCCTATATCAAGAGTTCTTCCCTCCCACTAAAATGATAAGGGCTTGCCTTTTAGTATTGTTTTTAGTGTTCAACACTTTGCTCGAAGCACAGAGCAAAACGAATCTCGATTCGCTAGTCACTCAGCAAGGTTCAAATAATCAAGCCCAACTTAAGGAAGTTAGAATATACAACTATTTGGACACCTTATTGGATTTTGAGGAAAAGCTAAATTTTGTTCTTGAGTACCAAGAATATGCAACGGACAAAGAGTTAAATTCCGATATTCTCTTTTCATTATTTCTACGAGGTGAAATTGAGTATGGAAACGGCAATATAGAAGAGGCCATTTTAGCTTATCAAAATCTTGTAACAACTTCGGAGAAACTCGACAACGCCAAAGGGCTATTTTTAGGTAATGTCGGACTCTTCTATGCATTTCAAAAAAAGGAAACTGACATTACAATACAGGCAAAACAAAAGGAAATTGACAATATTCTCTTTAATGTTGACAACGTCTACTTTAAAGCACTTTTCCATAGAAGGGTAGCATCTTATTACATCAAAAAGGAAAAGTATTCCGAAGCTTTAAATCTTTTGCTAGAAATAGATGTATTACCGGAGCTCAAAGAATCAAACACAAGGGGTTTGGCTCTATCAAATATTGGATGGATTTACGAGCATTTGAACTATCCTGAAAAAGCAAAAATCTATTATCAGAGAGCCTTAAAGGTTGTCGAAAAAACAAAATCAATCCGACAACTAAAATTCTACGCCCTTAAACTTTCACACATTGAATTGTTCAATATGAACAATCCAGCGTTAGCCCTTGAGGGTTATTTGAAACTACTGCCATATTATTCAGAATCAGGTTCTTATCAAGAAGGTGTGTTATATGGTACTATGGGTTTTGCATATCTAAAGACAGAAAAAATAGATTTGTCTCGGAAGTATTTAGAAAAATCAAAAAACATATTTGAAACGCGAAAAGATAGTGCTTTCCTTTGCTTGCCTTATACTTATCTCACTCATTTTTACTATGAAAACGGTGAATTTAATAATGCCATTAAGAGCGGAGAAAAAGCTTTAAAGATAATCGATAACAAAAATCTATTTAAAGCAAGAAAACTTCTATTGTTAGACAAACTGGCAGCATCCCATTCAAAAGATGGTGATTTTCATAGAGCCTATGCCTTAATGGAAGAGCTAAATGAAATTAAAGCTGATTTGGAATTAAAAAAAAACAATATCGCTTTTTTAGAAAATCAATATGAACTTGTAAAGAGTAACGAACAATTAGAAATAGAACAACTTAACAATGAAATTCTTAGCAAGAACAACATCATTTATTTGGCGCTGATAACCATAATTAGTGCTTTTTTAGTCTCTATATCATATAGGTATAGTAACCGTCAAAAGACCAACAAAAAACTTAGGGAGTTGGCTTCTGCAAAGTCTAATTTCTTTGCCAACATTTCCCATGAATTGCGAACCCCTTTGACTTTAATAAAAGGGCCATTAGAAGCACAACTTGAAAATTCCGTACTAACAGCAACCCAACAACAAAACCTATTACTTGCTAAAAAGAATACTGATCGTTTAGAGACTTTGGTCGGCCAAATTCTTGATTTATCCAAATTGGAATCTGGCCATTATGCACTGAAGGTTTCAAAGGGAGATTTACCAACCTTCCTGAAAACAATATCGGAGTCGTTTTTATTTAGGGCGCATCAAAAAGAACAACAACTCGATGCTGTTATTATAGGAAACGACGGGGTATATTGGTACGACCAAGAGGTTTTACAAAAAGTAGTAGTCAATCTTTTGGGCAATGCACTAAAGTACAGTCCTGAAAAAGCTCGCATTTCATTTCGTGCCAAATTGGATAGTCATCATTTGAGCTTAACCATAAGAAATACAGACACAAACATATCGACTGAAGAACTGAAACAAATCTTCAACCGCTTTCATAGAACACATAGTAAAGAAACGGGTACGGGTATAGGCCTGGCACTGACCAAAGAATTGGTAGAATTGCACCGGGGCACCATCCGAGCTGAAAGCGAATTAGATTCCGTTACTTTTTTTGTAGAACTTCCCATTGATGAAGCTACCTTTCAAGCATCTGAAATACGAGTTCATGTTCAAAATCAAGAAATTGTCAATACTACTGAATCATTTACTGGTATATCCAATGAAATTGAACCGAAAAAAAATATTTTGAATGGAGAACAACCTATGTTATTGATGGTTGACGACAATGCTGATATACGCACCTATATTTCTTCACTTTTTGATACCTCTTTTCGGGTAATTACAGCAAAGAACGGTAAGACTGGGTTTAAGAGAGCCCTGGAGAATGTGCCCGACCTTATCATTACCGATTTGATGATGCCCGAAGATAATGGCCTTAAACTGACCCAAAATTGCAAGACACATCATGCGACTTCACATATTCCGATTATCATGCTGACTGCAAAGACGGGAGACGAAAACCGTTTAACAGGACTCGAGACTGGAGCTGATGTGTACTTGACCAAACCATTCAATAACAAAATTCTTAAGCAATCGATAAATAATCTTTTGGAAAGCAGAGAAATGCTTCAAAAGCGTTTTAGTAAAGAGGTTATTCTGACCCCAAAGGAAATTTCAATCAGTTCATACGATGAACGTTTTTTAAATTCCCTCCAAGAAGTACTGGACAAGCAACTACCTTCATCTGATTTCAGTACTGAAGCCTTTGCAAAAGCGCTTGGTATGAGCCGCATGCAACTGCACCGAAAACTGAAAGCGCTTACAGGCCAGACAACTACTGAATTCATTAGAGACCAACGTTTGAAACTAGCTGCTGACCTTCTCAAAAAATCAGATGTCAATGTCTCAGAAATTGGTTACCGGGTAGGTTTCAATAATCACTCCCATTTCACCAAATGTTTTAAAAAACAATTTGGGGTTTCTCCTTCGGATTACAAGGCTTCTTAA
- a CDS encoding OmpA family protein, translated as MKKLTHSYLFALFVLVFSCKNETKDFKDGTIEKPKAASDSLKYLGKTDEEITSYENLSEENFNKSHKIPSQEENKEAGKKEKSALEKMDMNSLKSMILMVFDLDENEADRLIDLRTKMIALEKEKNANGEEAELLIKNAHSFLDKLQEKERRGHDISDLYDLFQKTDNVQKRKDSLDARIRYAINKIPKEVLRADGMAEPSYVEHLIQQTEFGKIVNTAVENKELFLESLKMDEKQLAQLLNVTDDEVKMMKETPRWAKLKSTTEAKELLEGSSLKKVENHLTSGNATESFQHSMAPLVESRKKQAQKFIKSAKNAENEFYKKNPGWYGSNTGVGQTYLSEKGEFVFLPLGELSFADNDVLFKPGKGAKKAVSSKKSLGEPNYGTYSSNYTQTVCSLGVNGVLILEFVDNAIIDVNGPDIYVFEIGIIEPTNLEISSDGKNWITVGQIKGGTAFVDIKDFVNPGEVIKYVRFTDLDTWSDVPGADIDAVAAIGGALRLNLDSAVLFETGSHTLKEEGKKAIRELALQMKNLTKGTIIVEGHTDDVGNEANNKTLSKNRAASVMAELKTVLDSPEFKWKEKGYGESRPIVANDSDENRAKNRRVEILVTPF; from the coding sequence ATGAAAAAACTGACCCACTCATATTTATTTGCCCTTTTTGTTCTAGTTTTTTCCTGTAAAAACGAAACCAAGGATTTCAAAGATGGAACAATAGAAAAACCTAAAGCAGCATCAGACTCCCTTAAATACTTGGGTAAAACTGATGAAGAAATTACATCTTATGAAAATCTGAGTGAAGAAAATTTTAATAAGTCCCATAAAATCCCTTCCCAAGAGGAAAATAAAGAAGCTGGAAAGAAAGAAAAATCAGCCCTTGAGAAAATGGATATGAACTCACTAAAGTCAATGATTTTAATGGTCTTTGACCTTGATGAGAATGAGGCTGACCGTCTAATTGACCTAAGGACAAAAATGATAGCTCTTGAAAAAGAGAAAAATGCAAATGGTGAAGAGGCAGAATTACTAATTAAAAACGCCCATTCATTTCTTGACAAATTACAAGAAAAAGAACGGCGAGGTCACGATATATCAGACCTATATGATTTATTTCAAAAAACCGATAATGTGCAAAAAAGAAAAGATAGCCTTGATGCCAGGATTCGTTACGCCATTAATAAGATACCCAAAGAAGTTCTTAGAGCTGATGGTATGGCAGAACCAAGCTATGTAGAACACTTAATCCAACAGACCGAATTTGGAAAAATTGTAAACACCGCCGTTGAAAACAAAGAACTCTTTTTAGAATCCTTAAAAATGGATGAGAAGCAACTGGCCCAACTGTTGAATGTTACAGATGATGAAGTAAAGATGATGAAGGAAACCCCCAGATGGGCTAAACTTAAATCTACCACTGAAGCAAAAGAGCTGTTAGAAGGAAGTTCACTTAAAAAAGTTGAAAATCATTTGACCAGTGGCAATGCAACTGAAAGTTTTCAACATAGCATGGCACCCCTTGTTGAAAGTCGAAAAAAACAAGCCCAAAAGTTTATTAAAAGTGCTAAAAATGCCGAGAATGAATTTTACAAAAAAAATCCAGGTTGGTATGGCAGTAACACTGGTGTTGGCCAAACATACCTCTCTGAAAAAGGGGAATTTGTATTTCTTCCTTTGGGCGAGCTTTCCTTTGCTGATAATGATGTTTTATTTAAGCCGGGTAAAGGGGCCAAAAAGGCAGTGTCATCAAAGAAAAGTCTGGGGGAGCCAAACTATGGAACTTACAGTTCTAACTATACACAAACTGTATGTAGCTTAGGCGTAAATGGAGTATTGATTCTTGAATTCGTTGACAATGCTATCATTGACGTCAACGGACCCGATATCTATGTATTCGAAATAGGTATTATAGAACCTACCAACCTAGAAATCTCTTCTGACGGAAAAAACTGGATTACCGTAGGGCAAATAAAAGGAGGGACAGCATTTGTAGATATCAAAGATTTTGTAAATCCGGGTGAGGTTATCAAGTATGTTCGGTTCACAGATTTGGATACATGGAGCGATGTGCCAGGTGCAGATATTGATGCTGTCGCAGCCATTGGCGGCGCTCTTAGATTAAACTTGGATAGCGCGGTCTTGTTTGAAACCGGTTCCCATACGCTGAAGGAAGAAGGCAAAAAAGCCATACGGGAGCTTGCCTTACAAATGAAAAATTTAACGAAAGGCACCATAATCGTTGAAGGCCATACTGACGATGTTGGCAATGAGGCCAATAATAAAACCCTATCGAAGAACCGGGCAGCCAGTGTAATGGCGGAATTAAAAACTGTTTTGGATAGCCCGGAGTTCAAATGGAAAGAAAAAGGCTATGGGGAATCCAGACCTATTGTCGCTAATGATAGTGATGAAAACAGAGCAAAAAACAGAAGGGTAGAGATATTGGTAACACCATTTTAA
- a CDS encoding collagen-like protein has product MKNLKRFSKYSILSLLAIVLISCSAEDGMDGAVGPQGPAGIDGINGADGEDGNANVMASEWIPSGFSNDPQSFSDGFGVDDPRFTQDVIDSSAILAYGRQDTFIVNLPDTVSGIIYNFTFGIGNIFFEGYNETGSDVVFNRFDSFRYVIIPATVTEKNSHPDFSKMPYEEVMDYFDLDY; this is encoded by the coding sequence ATGAAAAATTTAAAGCGATTTTCTAAGTATTCAATATTATCTCTATTAGCTATTGTATTAATTTCTTGTAGTGCAGAAGATGGCATGGACGGAGCTGTTGGACCACAAGGTCCAGCTGGTATTGATGGGATAAATGGAGCTGATGGTGAAGATGGCAATGCCAATGTTATGGCTTCAGAATGGATTCCTTCAGGATTTTCTAACGATCCACAGTCATTTTCGGATGGCTTCGGAGTAGATGACCCAAGATTTACACAAGATGTTATTGATTCTTCCGCCATATTAGCCTATGGACGTCAAGACACTTTTATTGTAAATCTACCAGATACTGTTTCAGGGATAATCTACAACTTTACTTTTGGCATAGGCAACATTTTTTTTGAAGGGTATAATGAAACTGGTAGTGACGTAGTTTTTAACAGATTTGATTCGTTTAGATACGTAATCATTCCTGCTACCGTAACTGAAAAGAACAGTCATCCTGATTTCTCTAAAATGCCTTATGAGGAAGTAATGGATTATTT